In Lytechinus variegatus isolate NC3 chromosome 18, Lvar_3.0, whole genome shotgun sequence, a single genomic region encodes these proteins:
- the LOC121431921 gene encoding E3 ubiquitin-protein ligase MIB2-like: MSCIWGGRNRVIRGPDWTYKNQDGGRGHAGTVLNRWGSQQPYSPPNTIMVQWDCGDKGLYRIGYNKAFDLRFLELASTCADRHHKVWCDGCNMEQIRGIRWRCTECYAIDLCTACYMSDKHDLSHAFARVVSSMKTSKGVKVLPRSSSSHIPLKGSFPGAMVARYPQWCKKNKKDRQIGRVSKIGQRTANLSLGQTLVEFNSGRERVEVTDIICMLPGSGGHVYEGHLQNYGEVQFVDEGDKVLIAVTPEEMQVLHERRGLWDPDMIKTCGRKGYVTKRTDAGNVKVTFDDIQETFTMNVAAVRKLHRFSLGQDVRISDDVETVKRLQVGHGGWKKSMEKAISVVGKVIKVKESHIHVKIQDKTFVFNSANLAPTTNVPRRKPKEKSFEEFLMNVAQDIQKPETMISLAVASHNIPAVEDLLKEHPEWIRHEPTIGKSLISVACDDVDMMKVLVEKGAFIESYDEQGCTPLFYATTANNFDGVRYLLEQGANVDSANFEGLTSFMVACENGSFECAHYLLMHGADVNLKSKDDCLPVIRAIGSKGRTILDLILARKEVDLKATSSSSCMTAMSCAARSGNIYALTKLIEAAPKMVDVKQCNGNTPIFNAVLANSLKATEVLVKKGHCNVNVQNFDQGYCPLHLAIVKENFALIEVLVKNGADANIPNCDGDTCLQMAMDALDDIECEDRHVDEVPFMAEMKKKWGHVGIKTNGDALLAYLVSHGADLDANNCEDLTIRESCTLEDDLLQALDKIQSITRKDISRLQSTADRPLRSLTKVSPNTDTENGSGLKSSLTTKMQQQSARRPSDQISVSSARPGSKRFSPNNPAKKSSVGPARPEAETQHAKASSEKPTSRLKPSVKTQNGWTSPENLSGSMSRQDAKMLSAKTSSENSSRSSARPDAQTKSARTSSEKSSTGWTRPGAKTKNAWTSSGNFRESSARPGVQTNTGRTFSEKSSTAPKASSDNFSRSSARPGAQVKSSRLSSEKSSTSWERPGAKMQSVWASPETESTMSWQEQGRKTQSARTSAQKVSVGSDRPETKTQNTRSFPDRSSTTPLPTGAQKSSARNASWRSSISSGSHQKSAGKSLTNGWKRGAGDNDAQKSQDKPTDTGERGQLEAELQRKDDQLKALRSKVKTLEHLVKKKISFACGHDIIRSIAELIPNCPECRNPIASVADA, translated from the exons ATGAGCTGCATCTGGGGTGGTAGAAACCGTGTCATACGAGGACCAGACTGGACCTACAAGAACCAAGATGGCGGAAGGGGACATGCAGGAACTGTCTTGAATCGTTGGGGAAGCCAGCAACCGTACTCTCCCCCCAACACCATTATGGTCCAGTGGGACTGTGGTGATAAGGGTCTCTACCGGATTGGCTACAACAAGGCCTTTGATCTTAGGTTTCTTGAATTAGCTAGTACATGTGCAG atcGTCATCACAAGGTCTGGTGTGATGGATGTAACATGGAACAGATTAGAGGAATTCGATGGAGATGCACCGAATGCTATGCCATTGACCTCTGTACTGCATGCTATATGAGTGACAAACATGATCTTAGTCATGCCTTCGCAAGGGTTGTTTCTTCCATGAAGACCTCAAAGGG TGTCAAGGTGTTACCAAGATCATCTTCATCGCATATACCTCTCAAAGGAAGTTTTCCTGGAGCGATGGTTGCCAGATATCCTCAATGGtgcaagaaaaataagaaag ACCGGCAGATTGGGAGAGTATCAAAGATTGGACAGAGAACAGCAAATCTCAGCCTGGGACAAACTTTGGTAGAGTTCAACTCTGGACGAGAAAGGGTAGAGGTCACCGATATCATCTGCATGTTACCAGGGTCTGGTGGTCACGTTTACGAGGGACATCTGCAAAATTACG GTGAAGTACAGTTTGTGGATGAAGGAGACAAGGTTTTGATAGCAGTAACTCCAGAGGAAATGCAAGTACTTCACGAACGCAGAGGATTATGGGATCCTGACATGATCAAA ACTTGTGGAAGAAAGGGATACGTGACTAAAAGAACGGATGCAGGTAACGTCAAAGTGACTTTTGACGACATCCAAGAAACTTTTACCATGAATGTTGCTGCTGTAAGAAAG CTTCATCGTTTCAGTCTTGGTCAGGACGTCCGCATCAGTGATGACGTCGAGACGGTCAAGAGACTACAGGTTGGACATGGCGGATGGAAAAAGTCTATGGAAAAG GCCATCAGTGTTGTTGGGAAGGTGATCAAGGTCAAGGAATCTCACATTCATGTCAAGATCCAAGACAAAACTTTTGTCTTCAACTCCGCAAACCTAGCTCCCACCACCAACGTTCCTCGGCGGAAGCCAAAAGAAAAGTCATTTGAAGAGTTTTTGATGA ACGTTGCCCAAGACATCCAGAAACCTGAAACGATGATATCGCTTGCAGTAGCTTCCCACAACATCCCTGCTGTTGAAGACTTGTTGAAGGAGCATCCAGAATGG ATTCGTCATGAGCCCACCATCGGCAAATCGCTTATTTCGGTCGCTTGTGATGACGTGGACATGATGAAAGTTCTTGTTGAGAAAGGGGCCTTCATTGAGAGCTATGATGAGCAGGGCTGCACACCACTGTTCTATGCAACTACGGC GAACAACTTTGATGGTGTGCGGTACCTCCTTGAGCAAGGTGCTAATGTTGATTCGGCCAACTTTGAAGGTCTGACCAGCTTTATGGTTGCTTGTGAAAATGGATCCTTTGAATGCGCACACTACCTACTCATGCATGGGGCCGATGTCAACCTCAAG TCCAAAGATGATTGTCTGCCTGTAATCCGAGCCATCGGGAGCAAAGGAAGGACCATACTAGACCTTATTCTTGCCAGGAAGGAAGTCGACCTGAAGgcaacgtcatcatcatcgtgcATGACTGCAATGAGCTGTGCAGCCCGTTCAGGGAACATCTA TGCACTTACAAAACTCATTGAGGCAGCACCTAAGATGGTTGATGTCAAACAGTGCAATGGAAATACTCCCATCTTCAATGCTGTGTTGGCAAATTCCCTAAAAGCAACTGAAGTACTCGTCAAAAag GGCCACTGCAATGTGAATGTACAGAACTTTGATCAAGGATACTGCCCGCTTCATCTGGCCATAGTGAAGGAGAACTTTGCTTTGATTGAGGTCTTGGTGAAGAATGGTGCCGATGCGAACATTCCCAACTGCGATGGGGACACCTGTTTACAGATGGCCATGGATGCACTTGATGATATTGAATGTGAAGATCGTCATGTTGATGAAGTACCTTTCATGGCAGAG ATGAAGAAGAAATGGGGCCATGTTGGGATCAAGACAAACGGAGATGCTCTTCTTGCCTACCTGGTCTCTCATGGTGCCGACCTTGATGCTAACAACTGTGAAGACTTGACTATACGGGAATCGTGTACACTAGAAGATGACCTCTTGCAGGCTCTAGATAAAATACAGTCCATTACAAG GAAAGACATTTCCAGACTTCAAAGCACAGCTGACCGTCCCCTGCGCAGCCTGACCAAGGTCTCTCCAAACACTGATACCGAGAATGGGTCTGGTCTGAAAAGCTCACTTACAACAAAGATGCAACAGCAGAGTGCAAGGAGGCCTTCAGATCAGATATCAGTGAGTTCTGCCAGACCGGGGTCCAAGAGATTTAGCCCAAATAATCCAGCTAAGAAGTCGTCAGTAGGGCCAGCAAGACCAGAGGCAGAAACACAGCATGCAAAAGCCTCTTCAGAGAAGCCAACAAGCCGGCTAAAACCAAGTGTAAAGACTCAGAATGGATGGACATCTCCAGAAAATTTGTCAGGGAGTATGTCAAGACAGGATGCAAAGATGCTGAGTGCAAAGACATCTTCAGAGAATTCCTCTAGAAGTTCAGCGAGACCAGATGCCCAAACAAAGAGTGCAAGAACATCTTCAGAAAAATCTTCAACAGGTTGGACAAGACCAGGCGCAAAGACTAAGAATGCATGGACTTCCTCTGGGAATTTTCGAGAGAGTTCAGCTAGACCAGGTGTCCAGACAAATACTGGAAgaacattttcagaaaagtcGTCAACAGCTCCAAAGGCATCTTCAGACAACTTTTCCAGGAGTTCAGCGAGGCCAGGTGCCCAGGTTAAAAGTTCAAGACTATCTTCAGAAAAGTCATCAACAAGTTGGGAAAGACCAGGAGCAAAGATGCAGAGTGTGTGGGCATCTCCAGAGACAGAGTCGACAATGAGTTGGCAGGAGCAAGGTAGAAAGACACAGAGTGCAAGAACTTCAGCACAGAAGGTGTCAGTGGGTTCTGACAGACCAGAGACAAAGACACAGAACACAAGAAGCTTTCCAGATAGGTCATCAACTACTCCTCTCCCTACAGGAGCTCAGAAAAGCAGTGCAAGAAATGCCTCTTGGAGGTCATCTATTAGCTCAGGAAGCCATCAAAAATCAGCAGGGAAAAGCTTGACAAATGGTTGGAAGAGAGGAGCAGGGGACAACGATGCCCAGAAATCCCAAGATAAACCCACAGACACAG GTGAGCGTGGTCAACTAGAAGCAGAACTTCAACGCAAAGATGACCAGCTCAAAGcactgaggtcaaaggtcaagacaCTGGAGCACCTGGTCAAGAAGAAAATCTCCTTCGCCTGTGGTCATGACATCATCAGAAGCATTGCTGAGCTGATCCCGAACTGCCCCGAGTGCAGGAATCCGATAGCATCGGTTGCTGATGCCTAA